The following coding sequences are from one Triticum aestivum cultivar Chinese Spring chromosome 5A, IWGSC CS RefSeq v2.1, whole genome shotgun sequence window:
- the LOC123103977 gene encoding uncharacterized protein isoform X2 → MVLLGEEALDARAPALDLLRLAPATLPRGSGTGRLPRRHTGDLNTPMDAASLQLTTHLHQLDVGRGGVRLLSRDDAQPWGSNNPRTMQNRNRSNERMSLLASSHACKGACRGVCRRRCAVRRQSRQCGRRRLKD, encoded by the exons ATGGTGCTGCTGGGCGAGGAGGCGCTGGATGCGCGTGCGCCGGCGCTGGATCTGCTCCGTCTGGCTCCGGCGACCTTACCCCGTGGCTCCGGGACAGGAAGGCTACCCCGACGACATACAG GAGACCTCAACACGCCAATGGATGCAGCCAGCCTCCAACTCACCACGCACCTGCACCAACTTGATGTAGGGAGAGGAGGAGTGAGGCTTCTCTCACGGGATGACGCCCAGCCATGGGGCAGCAACAATCCAAG AACTATGCAGAACAGAAACAGGAGCAATGAACGGATGTCATTGTTAGCATCTTCACATGCGTGCAAAG GTGCATGCCGAGGAGTTTGCCGCCGCCGATGCGCAGTCCGGAGACAGTCGCGTCAGTGTGGGCGACGGCGTCTGAAAGATTGA
- the LOC123103977 gene encoding uncharacterized protein isoform X1 produces MVLLGEEALDARAPALDLLRLAPATLPRGSGTGRLPRRHTARRMKTPSHGFLAALTQGKRDLNTPMDAASLQLTTHLHQLDVGRGGVRLLSRDDAQPWGSNNPRTMQNRNRSNERMSLLASSHACKGACRGVCRRRCAVRRQSRQCGRRRLKD; encoded by the exons ATGGTGCTGCTGGGCGAGGAGGCGCTGGATGCGCGTGCGCCGGCGCTGGATCTGCTCCGTCTGGCTCCGGCGACCTTACCCCGTGGCTCCGGGACAGGAAGGCTACCCCGACGACATACAG CGAGGAGGATGAAGACACCCAGCCATGGATTTTTAGCAGCACTCACTCAAGGAAAAA GAGACCTCAACACGCCAATGGATGCAGCCAGCCTCCAACTCACCACGCACCTGCACCAACTTGATGTAGGGAGAGGAGGAGTGAGGCTTCTCTCACGGGATGACGCCCAGCCATGGGGCAGCAACAATCCAAG AACTATGCAGAACAGAAACAGGAGCAATGAACGGATGTCATTGTTAGCATCTTCACATGCGTGCAAAG GTGCATGCCGAGGAGTTTGCCGCCGCCGATGCGCAGTCCGGAGACAGTCGCGTCAGTGTGGGCGACGGCGTCTGAAAGATTGA
- the LOC123103977 gene encoding uncharacterized protein isoform X3 produces MVLLGEEALDARAPALDLLRLAPATLPRGSGTGRLPRRHTARRMKTPSHGFLAALTQGKRDLNTPMDAASLQLTTHLHQLDVGRGGVRLLSRDDAQPWGSNNPRLLSK; encoded by the exons ATGGTGCTGCTGGGCGAGGAGGCGCTGGATGCGCGTGCGCCGGCGCTGGATCTGCTCCGTCTGGCTCCGGCGACCTTACCCCGTGGCTCCGGGACAGGAAGGCTACCCCGACGACATACAG CGAGGAGGATGAAGACACCCAGCCATGGATTTTTAGCAGCACTCACTCAAGGAAAAA GAGACCTCAACACGCCAATGGATGCAGCCAGCCTCCAACTCACCACGCACCTGCACCAACTTGATGTAGGGAGAGGAGGAGTGAGGCTTCTCTCACGGGATGACGCCCAGCCATGGGGCAGCAACAATCCAAG ATTGCTGTCAAAATAA